Proteins encoded together in one Eublepharis macularius isolate TG4126 chromosome 2, MPM_Emac_v1.0, whole genome shotgun sequence window:
- the CDCA7 gene encoding cell division cycle-associated protein 7, producing the protein MDPFGLKGNLSRDKKFSAFRNTKLIPMETSSSSDDSCDSFGSDNFANTKLKFKPDVTEDMAKIFYENSDDESFCGFSESEIQDVLKLETDSEENDRSIKDGLPCKKLQGCSAPLKVAMKFPLRRSKRGKGEDVATKTELDLDSDSDEERGSKFLEKRALNIKENKAMLAKLMAELKNVPGIFTRKGPLATPTLKPQRSPRKSFPRSALRRNPERSSRPHTRSRSLIEGPPSPISEKEDDDPYALVRRKIPDDFSEDEMDTPRRRRSGAMTLPHIIRPVEEITEEELNNICETVRDKVYNRVMGSTCHQCRQKTTDTKTNCRNPDCLGVRGQFCGPCLRNRYGEEVRTALLDPDWYCPPCRGICNCSFCRQREGRCATGVLVYLAKYHGYDNVHAYLKSLKQELEMQD; encoded by the exons ATGGATCCCTTTGGTCTGAAG GGCAACCTTTCAAGAGACAAGAAATTCTCAGCATTCCGAAATACAAAATTGATCCCCATGGAAACCTCTTCATCCTCTGATGACAGTTGTGACAGTTTTGGCTCTGATAATTTTGCAAACACG AAACTGAAGTTCAAGCCAGATGTCACAGAAGATATGGCTAAAATTTTTTATGAGAACTCAGATGATGAATCGTTCTGTGGTTTTTCCGAAAGTGAAATTCAGGATGTACTG AAACTGGAGACGGATTCTGAGGAAAACGATAGGAGCATAAAAGATGGGCTTCCATGCAAGAAGCTGCAGGGATGCTCTGCTCCTCTGAAAGTGGCTATGAAATTTCCACTTCGAAGGTCCAAGCGAGGAAAGGGTGAAGATGTTGCAACCAAAACCGAATTGGACTTGGATTCGGATTCTGATGAGGAAAGAGGCTCCAAATTCTTGGAGAAAAGAGCTTTAAACATAAAGGAAAACAAGGCCATG CTAGCAAAGCTAATGGCAGAATTAAAAAATGTCCCTGGGATTTTTACCAGGAAAGGTCCACTGGCAACTCCTACTCTA AAACCACAGAGGTCTCCAAGGAAATCATTTCCAAGAAGTGCTTTAAGAAGGAATCCGGAAAGAAGTTCTAGGCCTCACACAAGGTCCAGATCCTTGATTGAAGGGCCCCCAAGTCCTATATCGGAGAAAGAAGATGATGATCCTTATGCCTTGGTGAGGAGAAAGATACCTGATGACTTCTCAGAG GATGAAATGGACACTCCTAGGAGAAGACGTTCTGGCGCTATGACTCTTCCCCATATTATCCGACCAGTGGAAGAAATAACTGAGGAAGAGCTGAATAATATCTGTGAGACAGTCAGAGATAAAGTGTACAACCGTGTGATG gGTTCCACTTGTCATCAGTGCCGCCAGAAAACAACAGACACCAAGACCAACTGTCGTAACCCAGACTGTTTGGGGGTGCGTGGCCAGTTCTGCGGGCCTTGCCTTCGCAACCGTTACGGCGAAGaagtcagaactgctttgctggATCCG gaCTGGTATTGCCCTCCTTGCCGTGGGATCTGCAACTGTAGTTTCTGCAGGCAGCGGGAAGGGCGATGTGCTACAGGTGTGCTGGTATACCTGGCCAAATACCATGGATACGACAATGTTCATGCTTacttgaaaag ccTGAAGCAAGAGCTTGAAATGCAAGATTGA